Below is a genomic region from Lysobacter terrestris.
GGACCCGACTGCACTTCCTGGTGGACACAGCGAACCAAGCGTATTTGGCCAGTGGCATCACCGCTCAGATCCGCCTGGTGCACGCGGTCCAGGTGAGCTATCCCGACAGCACGCATAACGACTCCGCGCTATTCGACCTCACCGGGGTGGATTGCACCGAGGCAACAAACGGCGCCCATTACCGGAGTTCCGCGCGTTTCGACTGCACTGCGCGTGCGCAGCCCGCCGCGTTGCAGCCGCTGGTCTCCGCACGGTGGGCCTATGGCGCGGATCTGCTTGTGCTTGTCCGCAAGTTCGAGACCTCAAGCGCGAGTTGCGGCGTCGCCTGGCTCCTGGGCGGCGGCCAGAGTGCGATCAACTCCAGCAGCACTGCGTTCGGGACGGCGGTAGTCAACGACACCAGCGGTGACATGTTCCCCGACAACGGCGTGACCTGCCCCGACGTCCACCTTGCGCACGAACTCGGCCACAACATGGGGCAGCAGCACGACGTAGTCTCGGCTAGTGGAAGCGATGACTCCGACAACAATGGCAATCTGCTCGATCCTGAGGAGTACGGCCGTCACCCGTATTCATTTGGCTACAGCACGGACGGCACGCCTGCAGATATCGCCACGATCATGTCCAACCGGCGGGAAGGCCAAACCAGGTATCGCGTGTTCGCCAATCCGCTCATTACATCCTGTGGCGGTGCGCCTTGCGGTATTGCAGACCAGGCCGACAATGCGCGCAGCATGATGGAGGTAATGCCAATCATCGCGGGCTTCCGAGCAACGGTCATTTCATCGACCTCGGTTCACGCACGCGACGATATAAACGGTGATGGCAAATCGGATCTGCTGTTCCGCAATAGCCAGATCGGCAGCGACAACTTCATCGTCTGGCTGATGAACGGCACGCAGCGGTCTGGCGGCTGGACCACCACGATGGCGGCGAGCTATCGAGTGGCCGCCACGAGTGATGTCAGTGGTGACGGCAAACTCGACATCGTTTGGACCAGTTCCAATAGCGATGTTCGGATCTGGCTGGGCACGGGCACGAGCTTCACCCCGGCCTTCCCCGCGATCGTGGGCAACGCGGCCGGTCTGGGCGCATTCGTGGGCGCCGGTGACGTCAACGGTGATGGCAAGTCGGATCTGCTTTTTCGCAATGACCAGCTCGGCAGCAACAACTTCACCGTTTGGCTGATGAACGGCACGCAGCGAACCGGCAGCTGGGCCACCACGATGGCAACGAGCTACCGCGTAGGTGCCACGGGGGATCTCAACGGCGACGGTAAAATCGACATCGTGTGGACCAGCGGCAACAATGATGTCCGGGTTTGGCTGGGTACGGGCACGAGCTTCACCCCAACCTTCCCGGCGATCGTGGGCAACGCAAGCGGCTCGGGAGCGCTCGTGGGTGCCGGTGACGTTAACGGGGATGGCAAGGCAGATCTGCTCTTCCGCAACGGCCAGATCAGCAATAACAACTTCACCGTCTGGCTGATGAATGGCACGCAACGAACCGGTAGTTGGACCGCCTCGATGGCAACTAGTTATAGCGTGGCCACCACGGGCGACCACAACGGCGACGGCAAGCTGGACGTTGTATGGACCAGTGCCAATCGTGACGTACGGATCTGGCTGGGTACAGGCACTAGCTTCACTCCAGCTTTCCCGGCGATCGCAGGTACGTATCCCACCGGAAGCTGGACGATCGTCAAGGGCGGCTTGTAGCGACCCGTTTGCCGCGCGTGCAGAGCGCCGCCTGGTGGCGCTCCTTTGTCGCCGGGTCGGCGGATCCATAGTGACGGCGTCTTACAATGGATGGATCTTGCGGAAGGTCAGATTGATGCGCTCGCCCACCGGTTTCACCGTTCGAGGCAGCGCATGGCGGTAATGACGCTGCGTCATCCCGGCCATCACCATCAGGCTGCCATGCGGCAGCTCGATCGCCAGCTTCTGCGGCGTTTGGCGGTGCTTGAGCACGAAGCGGCGCGTCGCCCCCAGGCTGACCGAAGCGATCACCGGCGCCGCGCCGAGTTCGCGCTCGTCGTCGCTGTGCCAGCCCATGCAGTCGTGCCCGTCGCGGTACAGGTTCGCCAGCACGCTGTTGAAGGCCACGCCCAGCTCATGGCTCAGGCGATCCCGCAACGGCAACAGCAACGCCGGCCAGGGCCGCGGCTCGAACAGGCTGCCGGAGTAGCGGTACGCGGTGTCCGGGTCGCCGATCCAGCAGCTCAGCCGCGGCGAGGGGTGTTCGCGGCCGAACAGGCGGACGCGGTGGTTCTCCCAGGCGACACCGTCGCGCAGTTCAACCAGGAGGCGATCGGCCGCCGCCGCTTCCAGCCATT
It encodes:
- a CDS encoding FG-GAP-like repeat-containing protein; translation: MRAFLFTVAALLGFGLLLSVDRPGTLKRGTPHPQAVESLNAVGSAGMRAATSAIASYPDHGELLSYDDERKTIHSGASTWQPVQISEQHALRAIVEGEMTVRAPNGEIIRLRYERHVEHPDGNWTWVGRQDGSAPGTETLLTFGEKAVFGNIRQGKADLSITTEAGSTWLVETDYSRVDHNKIATNDGDFLVASGMQQSMATGTPNILQGTSDPAPVARVSAAAAVAAAALTPTTVDIAMGFTTGFATRLGGESQARTRLHFLVDTANQAYLASGITAQIRLVHAVQVSYPDSTHNDSALFDLTGVDCTEATNGAHYRSSARFDCTARAQPAALQPLVSARWAYGADLLVLVRKFETSSASCGVAWLLGGGQSAINSSSTAFGTAVVNDTSGDMFPDNGVTCPDVHLAHELGHNMGQQHDVVSASGSDDSDNNGNLLDPEEYGRHPYSFGYSTDGTPADIATIMSNRREGQTRYRVFANPLITSCGGAPCGIADQADNARSMMEVMPIIAGFRATVISSTSVHARDDINGDGKSDLLFRNSQIGSDNFIVWLMNGTQRSGGWTTTMAASYRVAATSDVSGDGKLDIVWTSSNSDVRIWLGTGTSFTPAFPAIVGNAAGLGAFVGAGDVNGDGKSDLLFRNDQLGSNNFTVWLMNGTQRTGSWATTMATSYRVGATGDLNGDGKIDIVWTSGNNDVRVWLGTGTSFTPTFPAIVGNASGSGALVGAGDVNGDGKADLLFRNGQISNNNFTVWLMNGTQRTGSWTASMATSYSVATTGDHNGDGKLDVVWTSANRDVRIWLGTGTSFTPAFPAIAGTYPTGSWTIVKGGL
- a CDS encoding alpha-ketoglutarate-dependent dioxygenase AlkB family protein encodes the protein MACVPIPLPDADLAYDPQWLEAAAADRLLVELRDGVAWENHRVRLFGREHPSPRLSCWIGDPDTAYRYSGSLFEPRPWPALLLPLRDRLSHELGVAFNSVLANLYRDGHDCMGWHSDDERELGAAPVIASVSLGATRRFVLKHRQTPQKLAIELPHGSLMVMAGMTQRHYRHALPRTVKPVGERINLTFRKIHPL